From the genome of Pogona vitticeps strain Pit_001003342236 chromosome 10, PviZW2.1, whole genome shotgun sequence, one region includes:
- the CA5A gene encoding carbonic anhydrase 5A, mitochondrial isoform X3, whose amino-acid sequence MKIMNLARWSKHLKRLWGQNPTARRPCSLAACAITNRYASLHPLWQSPLTIPGGSRQSPINIQWSDSLFDPRLEHLEIRYDPATCLHMWNNGYSFLVEFEDSTDKSIITGGPLENNYRLKQFHFHWGAVSEWGSEHTVDCKVFPAELHLVHWNSCRYGSFEEALMEENGLAVIGVFLKLGAHHSGLQKLVDALPLIKHKDAIVELEDFDPSCLLPSCPDYWTYSGSLTTPPLSESVTWIIKKKPVEVDEDQLEVFRMLLFTPAGEEEKRMVDNFRPLQPIMDRTVRSSFPTNHRLKVLPRCEEDIDRAHNQATHQDTAHL is encoded by the exons ATGAAGATCATGAACCTGGCACGTTGGAGCAAGCATCTGAAAAGGCTCTGGGGGCAGAACCCAACAGCCAGAAGACCCTGCAGCTTGGCTGCCTGTGCCATTACAAACAGATATGCTTCTT tGCATCCCCTCTGGCAAAGCCCGCTCACCATTCCAGGAGGCAGCCGGCAGTCCCCGATCAACATCCAGTGGAGCGACAGCCTTTTTGACCCCCGCCTGGAGCACCTTGAAATACGCTATGATCCAGCCACTTGCCTCCACATGTGGAACAACGGGTACTCCTTCCTGGTGGAGTTTGAGGATTCCACGGACAAATCAA TTATCACAGGTGGCCCCTTGGAGAACAACTACCGGCTGAAGCAGTTCCATTTTCACTGGGGGGCCGTCAGTGAGTGGGGCTCTGAGCACACAGTGGATTGCAAGGTCTTCCCAGCAGAg CTGCATTTGGTACACTGGAATTCTTGCAGATACGGCAGTTTTGAAGAAGCATTGATGGAGGAGAATGGGTTGGCTGTCATTGGAGTCTTTTTGAAG CTTGGGGCTCACCACAGTGGCCTACAGAAGTTAGTTGATGCATTGCCGTTAATTAAACACAAG GATGCTATTGTTGAGCTGGAGGACTTTGACCCGTCCTGCTTGCTGCCGTCGTGTCCCGATTATTGGACTTACTCTGGATCTCTGACCACCCCACCGCTCTCAGAGTCTGTCACATGGATCATCAAGAAGAAGCCAGTTGAGGTCGATGAAGATCAG CTGGAGGTGTTTCGGATGTTGCTTTTCACACCAgcgggagaggaagagaagaggatggTGGACAACTTCCGACCCCTTCAGCCGATCATGGATCGTACCGTCCGCTCGTCTTTTCCAACTAATCACCGGCTGAAGGTTCTGCCCAGATGCGAGGAAGACATTGACCGGGCCCACAATCAAGCCACCCATCAGGATACGGCACATCTTTAG
- the CA5A gene encoding carbonic anhydrase 5A, mitochondrial isoform X1, protein MRPGRPASRSARRLLPSLPPSLLRGPPRQGEAGLLPFRRGGGPPGPASAEGSRRAVRRSPAMVAAAILRRLGRAACASLVPAEPPGGSGGSRVPERRRWCSLGACASYRLRDGVHPLWQSPLTIPGGSRQSPINIQWSDSLFDPRLEHLEIRYDPATCLHMWNNGYSFLVEFEDSTDKSIITGGPLENNYRLKQFHFHWGAVSEWGSEHTVDCKVFPAELHLVHWNSCRYGSFEEALMEENGLAVIGVFLKLGAHHSGLQKLVDALPLIKHKDAIVELEDFDPSCLLPSCPDYWTYSGSLTTPPLSESVTWIIKKKPVEVDEDQLEVFRMLLFTPAGEEEKRMVDNFRPLQPIMDRTVRSSFPTNHRLKVLPRCEEDIDRAHNQATHQDTAHL, encoded by the exons ATGCggcccggccggccggccagccggtCTGCCCGACGCCTCCTTccgtcccttcctccctccctccttcgggGGCCTCCAAGGCAGGGCGAGGCCGGGCTCCTTCCCTTTCGGCGGGGCGGGGGCCCGCCTGGGCCAGCCTCCGCGGAGGGAAGCCGGCGGGCGGTCAGGAGGAGCCCCGCCATGGTCGCGGCCGCGATCCTGCGCCGCCTGGGCCGGGCCGCCTGCGCCTCGCTGGTCCCGGCGGAGCCCCCGGGCGGCAGCGGCGGGAGCCGGGTCCCGGAGCGCCGTCGGTGGTGCAGCCTGGGCGCCTGCGCCTCGTACCGTCTGCGAGACGGCG tGCATCCCCTCTGGCAAAGCCCGCTCACCATTCCAGGAGGCAGCCGGCAGTCCCCGATCAACATCCAGTGGAGCGACAGCCTTTTTGACCCCCGCCTGGAGCACCTTGAAATACGCTATGATCCAGCCACTTGCCTCCACATGTGGAACAACGGGTACTCCTTCCTGGTGGAGTTTGAGGATTCCACGGACAAATCAA TTATCACAGGTGGCCCCTTGGAGAACAACTACCGGCTGAAGCAGTTCCATTTTCACTGGGGGGCCGTCAGTGAGTGGGGCTCTGAGCACACAGTGGATTGCAAGGTCTTCCCAGCAGAg CTGCATTTGGTACACTGGAATTCTTGCAGATACGGCAGTTTTGAAGAAGCATTGATGGAGGAGAATGGGTTGGCTGTCATTGGAGTCTTTTTGAAG CTTGGGGCTCACCACAGTGGCCTACAGAAGTTAGTTGATGCATTGCCGTTAATTAAACACAAG GATGCTATTGTTGAGCTGGAGGACTTTGACCCGTCCTGCTTGCTGCCGTCGTGTCCCGATTATTGGACTTACTCTGGATCTCTGACCACCCCACCGCTCTCAGAGTCTGTCACATGGATCATCAAGAAGAAGCCAGTTGAGGTCGATGAAGATCAG CTGGAGGTGTTTCGGATGTTGCTTTTCACACCAgcgggagaggaagagaagaggatggTGGACAACTTCCGACCCCTTCAGCCGATCATGGATCGTACCGTCCGCTCGTCTTTTCCAACTAATCACCGGCTGAAGGTTCTGCCCAGATGCGAGGAAGACATTGACCGGGCCCACAATCAAGCCACCCATCAGGATACGGCACATCTTTAG
- the CA5A gene encoding carbonic anhydrase 5A, mitochondrial isoform X2, producing MRPGRPASRSARRLLPSLPPSLLRGPPRQGEAGLLPFRRGGGPPGPASAEGSRRAVRRSPAMVAAAILRRLGRAACASLVPAEPPGGSGGSRVPERRRWCSLGACASYRLRDGVHPLWQSPLTIPGGSRQSPINIQWSDSLFDPRLEHLEIRYDPATCLHMWNNGYSFLVEFEDSTDKSIITGGPLENNYRLKQFHFHWGAVSEWGSEHTVDCKVFPAELHLVHWNSCRYGSFEEALMEENGLAVIGVFLKLGAHHSGLQKLVDALPLIKHKSLSHGSSRRSQLRSMKISWRCFGCCFSHQRERKRRGWWTTSDPFSRSWIVPSARLFQLITG from the exons ATGCggcccggccggccggccagccggtCTGCCCGACGCCTCCTTccgtcccttcctccctccctccttcgggGGCCTCCAAGGCAGGGCGAGGCCGGGCTCCTTCCCTTTCGGCGGGGCGGGGGCCCGCCTGGGCCAGCCTCCGCGGAGGGAAGCCGGCGGGCGGTCAGGAGGAGCCCCGCCATGGTCGCGGCCGCGATCCTGCGCCGCCTGGGCCGGGCCGCCTGCGCCTCGCTGGTCCCGGCGGAGCCCCCGGGCGGCAGCGGCGGGAGCCGGGTCCCGGAGCGCCGTCGGTGGTGCAGCCTGGGCGCCTGCGCCTCGTACCGTCTGCGAGACGGCG tGCATCCCCTCTGGCAAAGCCCGCTCACCATTCCAGGAGGCAGCCGGCAGTCCCCGATCAACATCCAGTGGAGCGACAGCCTTTTTGACCCCCGCCTGGAGCACCTTGAAATACGCTATGATCCAGCCACTTGCCTCCACATGTGGAACAACGGGTACTCCTTCCTGGTGGAGTTTGAGGATTCCACGGACAAATCAA TTATCACAGGTGGCCCCTTGGAGAACAACTACCGGCTGAAGCAGTTCCATTTTCACTGGGGGGCCGTCAGTGAGTGGGGCTCTGAGCACACAGTGGATTGCAAGGTCTTCCCAGCAGAg CTGCATTTGGTACACTGGAATTCTTGCAGATACGGCAGTTTTGAAGAAGCATTGATGGAGGAGAATGGGTTGGCTGTCATTGGAGTCTTTTTGAAG CTTGGGGCTCACCACAGTGGCCTACAGAAGTTAGTTGATGCATTGCCGTTAATTAAACACAAG AGTCTGTCACATGGATCATCAAGAAGAAGCCAGTTGAGGTCGATGAAGATCAG CTGGAGGTGTTTCGGATGTTGCTTTTCACACCAgcgggagaggaagagaagaggatggTGGACAACTTCCGACCCCTTCAGCCGATCATGGATCGTACCGTCCGCTCGTCTTTTCCAACTAATCACCGGCTGA